Proteins encoded by one window of Cupriavidus sp. EM10:
- a CDS encoding acetylornithine transaminase — MAFAEFPVQSLMYITNRPELVFTEGKGSWLTDHNGKRYLDFVQGWAVNALGHSNEGMIQALEQQARKLLNPSPAFYNEPMLKLAQQLTDNSCFDKVFFANSGAEANEGAIKLARKWGRKHKNGAFEIITMDHSFHGRTLATMSASGKAGWDTIFAPQVPGFPKADLNDLASVEKLITDKTVGIMLEPVQGEGGVIPASREFMQGLRALADKHKLLLIVDEVQTGCGRCGTLFAYELSGVEPDIMTLGKGIGGGVPLSALLCKADVASFEAGDQGGTYNGNPLMTAVGSSVISQLTAPGFLDDVKAKGEYLREQLLALSSEFGLGGERGEGLLRALVLGKDIGPQIVEAAREMNPTGLLLNAPRPSLLRFMPALNVTREEIDQMIGMLRELLKKLA, encoded by the coding sequence ATGGCATTTGCTGAGTTTCCCGTCCAATCGCTGATGTACATCACCAACCGCCCCGAACTGGTCTTCACCGAAGGCAAGGGTTCGTGGCTGACGGACCATAACGGCAAGCGCTATCTGGATTTCGTACAGGGCTGGGCAGTCAACGCGCTGGGCCACTCGAACGAGGGCATGATCCAGGCGCTGGAACAGCAGGCCCGCAAGCTGCTGAACCCGAGCCCGGCCTTCTACAACGAGCCGATGCTGAAGCTGGCGCAGCAGCTGACCGACAACAGCTGCTTCGACAAGGTGTTCTTCGCCAACAGCGGCGCCGAAGCCAACGAGGGCGCGATCAAGCTGGCGCGCAAATGGGGCCGCAAGCACAAGAACGGCGCGTTCGAGATCATCACGATGGACCACAGCTTCCACGGCCGCACGCTGGCGACCATGAGCGCGTCGGGCAAGGCCGGCTGGGACACCATCTTCGCGCCGCAGGTGCCGGGCTTCCCCAAGGCAGACCTGAACGACCTGGCTTCGGTGGAAAAGCTGATCACCGACAAGACCGTGGGCATCATGCTGGAGCCGGTGCAGGGCGAAGGCGGCGTGATCCCCGCCAGCCGCGAGTTCATGCAGGGCCTGCGCGCGCTGGCCGACAAGCACAAGCTGCTGCTGATCGTCGATGAAGTGCAGACCGGCTGCGGCCGCTGCGGCACGCTGTTCGCGTACGAGCTGTCGGGCGTGGAGCCGGACATCATGACGCTGGGCAAGGGCATTGGTGGCGGCGTGCCGCTGTCGGCGCTGCTGTGCAAGGCCGACGTGGCCAGCTTCGAGGCCGGCGACCAGGGCGGCACGTACAACGGCAACCCGCTGATGACGGCCGTGGGCAGCTCGGTGATCTCGCAACTGACCGCGCCGGGCTTCCTGGACGACGTCAAGGCCAAGGGCGAATACCTGCGCGAACAGCTGCTGGCGCTGTCGTCGGAATTCGGCCTGGGCGGCGAACGTGGCGAAGGCCTGCTGCGCGCGCTGGTGCTGGGCAAGGACATCGGCCCGCAGATCGTGGAAGCAGCGCGCGAGATGAACCCGACCGGCCTGCTGCTGAACGCGCCGCGCCCCAGCCTGCTGCGCTTCATGCCGGCCCTGAACGTGACGCGCGAAGAAATCGACCAGATGATCGGCATGCTCCGCGAACTGCTGAAGAAGCTGGCGTAA
- a CDS encoding ABC transporter ATP-binding protein has protein sequence MSNSEFLLSVQGVNKRFGGLQALSDVGLQIKPGEIYGLIGPNGAGKTTFFNVITGLYTPDSGEFVLGGKPYQPTAVHEVAKTGIARTFQNIRLFGDMTALENVMVGRHVRTKAGLFGAVFRPPSVRREEEGIEDMAHDLLDYVGIGKYANFTSRNLSYGHQRRLEIARALATEPKLLALDEPAAGMNATEKVELRGLLEKIKNDGKTILLIEHDVKLVMGLCNRLTVLDYGKVIAQGLPQEVQSNPAVIEAYLGASAH, from the coding sequence ATGAGCAATTCCGAATTCCTCCTGTCCGTACAGGGGGTCAACAAGCGTTTCGGCGGCCTGCAGGCGCTGTCCGATGTGGGCCTGCAGATCAAGCCCGGTGAAATCTATGGCCTGATCGGCCCGAACGGCGCGGGCAAGACGACATTCTTCAACGTGATCACAGGCCTGTACACGCCCGATTCGGGCGAGTTCGTGCTGGGCGGCAAGCCGTACCAGCCGACGGCCGTGCACGAGGTGGCCAAGACCGGCATCGCGCGCACGTTCCAGAACATCCGCCTGTTCGGCGACATGACCGCGCTGGAAAACGTGATGGTGGGCCGCCACGTGCGCACCAAGGCCGGCCTGTTCGGCGCCGTGTTCCGCCCGCCTTCGGTTCGCCGCGAGGAAGAGGGCATCGAGGACATGGCCCACGACCTGCTGGACTACGTGGGCATTGGCAAATACGCCAATTTCACGTCGCGCAACCTGTCGTACGGCCACCAGCGCCGTCTGGAGATCGCCCGCGCGCTGGCCACCGAGCCGAAGCTGCTGGCGCTGGACGAACCGGCGGCCGGCATGAACGCCACCGAGAAGGTGGAACTGCGCGGCCTGCTGGAAAAGATCAAGAACGATGGCAAGACCATCCTGCTGATCGAGCACGACGTGAAGCTGGTGATGGGCCTGTGCAACCGCCTGACCGTGCTGGACTACGGCAAGGTCATCGCGCAGGGCCTGCCCCAGGAAGTCCAGAGCAATCCTGCCGTGATCGAGGCCTACCTCGGCGCATCGGCCCATTAA